The genome window CATTCTTCGCACCACACTCGGTAGACATGTTGGTGAGTGTGAAACGCTCATCCATAATCATACGCTTTATCGTCGAGCCGGTGAATTCCATCGCCTTATAATTCGCACCATCCACGCCTATATCTCTGATGATAGATAGGATAACATCCTTTGCCATGACACCTTCACGCAGATCCCCTTCGATTCTGAATAACATCGTTTCAGGGACCTTTAACCAAATCTTTCCATAGATTAATACGTAGGCTATATCGGTATGGCCAAGGCCGGTAGCGAATGCACCTAACGCACCGGCGGTATTCGTATGAGAATCTCCACCAACGTAGACCTCTCCCGGTAAGACGTAACCCCCCTCTGGAATGAGTGCGTGGCATATGCCATAATAACCGATACCGTGCTTAAAGTAGTTAGTTACATTAAACTTCCTCGCAATCTCCTCTAATATGCGAATATTCTTAGCGCTCTGTATATCTGGGCATGGTACAAAATGGTCTTCAACGATCAACACTCTGCTAGGATCCCAAAACTTACTGATCGGACCTGACTTCCTTTCTAATTCATCTAGAACGAACTTTACACCGGGCCCACTTACATCATGAATCATCACTTTATCAACATTCACGAAGACTACTTCTCCGGGTGTTACCCTTTGCCTTCCCGATGCACGGGCAAGAATCTTTTCGGTGATTGTCATCCTCATTATTCATGCACGACAGATCTTAGCAATGCTAAATTATTAATATGTTACGTTACATCGAGGAAGAATTGATCAAAAGTACCAACCTTTAAATGAAGTTGTCTAATGGATTTTAAACTAAACATGCCGAACTAATCATATTGAATTAAAGATTTAAGGGTAAAGAGGGTGAATATCGAAAGCTTTTTGATACGAAATATGTGAAGAATAAAGATAGAAATGAATTAATTTTTGCGTAGATTATTAGATCAAGATAAAGATGGGAAGATTTATTTAAGAGCGTATTGCACTTATATGTTGGGCTTAGGCCCTACATCATATCAATAGAGGATGCGATTTAAATTGTCCGTGTTGAATTTTGCTAAGCATCGTGGTACGACTACCGTAGGATTGGTATGTAGTGACGGGGTAGTATTCGCTACAGATACACGTGTAACTCTAGGTTACTTATTTATTGCCCACAAGAAAGGAAAGAAGATCTACAAGATCGATGACCACTTGGGCATGACCATCGCTGGCAGTTTGGCCGATGCCCAGAATATCGTCGATACATTAAGGTACTATACTAGTCTTTATAAACTCGAAAGAAAGGCACCGATACCCATAAGGTCTGCAGCGCGCTTGACCGCAAATGTATTCTTCTCCTCTCGCCTATTCCCATATATCGCTGATGTTCTGGTCGGGGGTGTCGATGCATCGGGTGGGAGTGTATTTAATATCGATCTATTCGGTTCACTCACCGAGGAGAAGTTCGTATCTACTGGGAGCGGCTCACCCGTGGCTTACGGTATCCTCGAAAGTGAATACAGAGAGGGTATCTCTACCTCCGATGGTATCCTATTAGCGGTGAAGGCCATCATTGCTGCGATGAGGA of Nitrososphaerales archaeon contains these proteins:
- a CDS encoding 3-isopropylmalate dehydratase large subunit, with the protein product MRMTITEKILARASGRQRVTPGEVVFVNVDKVMIHDVSGPGVKFVLDELERKSGPISKFWDPSRVLIVEDHFVPCPDIQSAKNIRILEEIARKFNVTNYFKHGIGYYGICHALIPEGGYVLPGEVYVGGDSHTNTAGALGAFATGLGHTDIAYVLIYGKIWLKVPETMLFRIEGDLREGVMAKDVILSIIRDIGVDGANYKAMEFTGSTIKRMIMDERFTLTNMSTECGAKNGIIEPDQITLDYITNRTTQRFTPVYSDDDAEYADVIDYEAEKFEPVVAKPFSPANVSTARELSNVEIDRAFIGSCTGGKLHDLREAAKVLKGRKVRVRTIIIPATQSIYMQALDEGLIRIFLEAGAIVGAPTCGPCIGGHMGVLGEGERCISATNRNFRGRMGHRDSETYLASPRTVAASAVKGYICDPRDLA
- the psmB gene encoding archaeal proteasome endopeptidase complex subunit beta, whose translation is MLNFAKHRGTTTVGLVCSDGVVFATDTRVTLGYLFIAHKKGKKIYKIDDHLGMTIAGSLADAQNIVDTLRYYTSLYKLERKAPIPIRSAARLTANVFFSSRLFPYIADVLVGGVDASGGSVFNIDLFGSLTEEKFVSTGSGSPVAYGILESEYREGISTSDGILLAVKAIIAAMRRNAGTGDDIDVAVISKDGFRELSPDEKNRIITQIIGRS